A single region of the Halopiger xanaduensis SH-6 genome encodes:
- a CDS encoding Rpp14/Pop5 family protein, with protein MKHLPKHLRPRWRYLAVGLETWPDASIDRRSFQREVWYAGQNLLGDPGSADADLTIVRFDFADGVGEAIIKVRRGETEPARAAVACIDEIDGATVGIRIRGISGTIRAAEEKYLGRRGQVSEERNVVFGNEERVAVVRNGNGLADVRLEESFAGATDLDYDYDSDLA; from the coding sequence ATGAAACACCTCCCCAAACACCTCCGGCCCCGGTGGCGCTACCTCGCGGTCGGCCTCGAGACGTGGCCGGACGCGTCGATCGACCGGCGGTCGTTCCAGCGGGAGGTGTGGTACGCGGGCCAGAACCTGCTGGGCGATCCGGGGAGCGCGGACGCCGACCTGACCATCGTCCGATTCGACTTTGCGGACGGCGTCGGCGAGGCGATTATCAAAGTCCGGCGCGGCGAGACGGAACCGGCCCGCGCGGCGGTCGCCTGTATCGACGAGATAGACGGCGCTACCGTCGGAATTCGGATCCGAGGTATCAGTGGCACGATCCGTGCCGCTGAAGAAAAGTATTTAGGTCGACGCGGGCAAGTTTCCGAGGAGAGAAACGTCGTGTTCGGGAACGAGGAGCGGGTCGCCGTCGTGCGAAACGGAAACGGACTCGCAGACGTGCGACTCGAGGAGTCGTTCGCGGGTGCGACAGACCTCGATTACGACTACGATTCAGATTTAGCGTGA
- the psmA gene encoding archaeal proteasome endopeptidase complex subunit alpha encodes MQGQAQQQAYDRGITIFSPDGRLYQVEYAREAVKRGTASIGVRTQDGVVLAVDKRVPSPLLEDSSVEKIHKADDHIGIASAGHVADARQLIDFARRQTQVNQLRYGEPIGVETLTKEVTDHIQQYTQVGGARPFGVALIVGGIENGEPRLFETDPSGTPYEWKALAVGADRSDLQDYLEENYDEEADLDGGIQLALDALASVNDGSLLPSEVGLATVDVETEAFKQFEQDEIATHLEENDLLGSEEEEEEETDE; translated from the coding sequence ATGCAGGGACAAGCCCAACAGCAGGCGTACGACCGCGGCATCACGATCTTCTCACCGGACGGTCGACTCTACCAGGTCGAGTACGCCCGTGAGGCGGTCAAGCGAGGCACAGCAAGCATCGGCGTGCGGACCCAGGACGGCGTCGTACTCGCCGTCGACAAGCGGGTCCCGTCGCCGCTGCTCGAGGACTCGAGCGTCGAGAAGATCCACAAGGCCGACGACCACATCGGCATCGCCAGCGCCGGCCACGTCGCCGACGCCCGCCAGCTGATCGACTTCGCGCGCCGGCAGACGCAAGTCAACCAGCTCCGGTACGGCGAGCCGATCGGCGTCGAGACGCTGACCAAGGAAGTCACCGACCACATCCAGCAGTACACCCAGGTCGGCGGCGCCCGTCCGTTCGGCGTCGCGCTGATCGTCGGCGGCATCGAGAACGGCGAGCCGCGCCTGTTCGAGACCGACCCGTCGGGAACCCCCTACGAGTGGAAGGCCCTGGCCGTCGGCGCCGACCGCAGCGACCTTCAGGACTACCTCGAGGAGAACTACGACGAGGAAGCCGACCTCGACGGCGGCATCCAGCTCGCGCTGGACGCCCTCGCGTCGGTCAACGACGGTTCTCTGCTGCCCAGCGAAGTCGGGCTGGCGACCGTCGACGTCGAGACGGAAGCGTTCAAGCAGTTCGAGCAGGACGAAATCGCAACCCACCTCGAAGAGAACGACCTCCTCGGCAGCGAGGAGGAAGAAGAAGAAGAAACCGACGAGTAA
- a CDS encoding RNase P subunit p30 family protein, whose translation MYEAVHAHPEGQSTVARFARAAAEYGFEGVVVRNPAGARADYDPERIREEYGVDIVSGIEIRADNPQQASGAVGNHRTDETIVTVAGGTPAMNRFAVENEKVDVLARPMADDGDVNHVLAKAAVENGVRLEFDLAPVLRTHGGRRVRELQSLRKLAEIVDYYDAPYVVSATPDSHLELRAPRELAALGEQIGLSSEFVEEGLAEWGRLAERNRRIQSESFIEPGVERGRYEEGS comes from the coding sequence ATGTACGAAGCCGTCCACGCCCACCCCGAGGGACAGAGTACGGTCGCCAGGTTTGCCCGCGCGGCGGCCGAGTACGGCTTCGAGGGCGTGGTCGTGCGCAATCCCGCCGGCGCTCGAGCCGACTACGACCCCGAGCGGATCCGCGAGGAGTACGGGGTCGACATCGTTTCGGGAATCGAAATTCGGGCCGACAATCCCCAGCAGGCAAGCGGCGCGGTCGGCAACCACCGGACCGACGAGACGATCGTGACCGTCGCGGGCGGGACGCCGGCGATGAACCGTTTCGCCGTCGAAAACGAGAAGGTCGACGTCCTCGCGCGGCCGATGGCCGACGACGGCGACGTCAACCACGTCCTCGCGAAGGCGGCCGTCGAGAACGGCGTGCGCCTCGAGTTCGATCTCGCGCCGGTCCTGCGAACCCACGGCGGGCGGCGGGTCCGCGAACTGCAGTCGCTGCGCAAACTCGCGGAGATCGTCGACTACTACGACGCGCCCTACGTCGTGAGCGCGACGCCGGATTCGCACCTCGAGCTGCGAGCACCGCGGGAACTGGCGGCGCTGGGCGAGCAGATCGGCCTCTCGAGCGAGTTCGTCGAGGAGGGGCTCGCCGAGTGGGGCCGGCTCGCCGAGCGCAATCGCCGCATCCAGTCCGAGTCGTTCATTGAGCCCGGGGTCGAACGGGGCAGGTATGAAGAAGGATCTTGA
- a CDS encoding thiolase family protein — translation MERVAIIGSSMTQFGQRDAWVLDLLSEAGLECLEDAGVDASDVEHLYVSNMASGEFEGQTGVMNALAQDIDAVPAYTQRVDQTSSSGGAGIYAAWQSVASGASDMTMLVGGEKMTHKTTGEATDVIASLTHPAEYKHGVTLPSFAGLTARHYLERFDAPRESLAKVAVKNHKNGVDNPKAQFRKEVDLETVLESPIVADPLRLYDFCPITDGSAALMLCPESVAEEYTDEYVVISGIDGATDTHVVHEREDPTVMRGVVESGEGAYEMSGRDPDDIDVAELHDMFTILEFLQMEGLGFAEQGEAWKLVEEGYTERDTGELPINTSGGLKSKGHPLGASGVAQAVEIYEQLMGEAGPRQVDADVGLTCNVGGFGNCVITTIMEAAQ, via the coding sequence ATGGAACGTGTTGCAATCATCGGCTCGTCCATGACCCAGTTCGGGCAGCGGGACGCCTGGGTCCTGGACCTCCTCTCGGAGGCCGGACTCGAGTGTCTCGAGGACGCAGGGGTCGACGCGTCGGACGTCGAGCACCTGTACGTCTCGAACATGGCCAGCGGCGAGTTCGAGGGGCAGACGGGCGTAATGAACGCGCTCGCACAGGACATCGACGCGGTACCGGCCTACACTCAGCGCGTCGACCAGACCAGCTCCAGCGGCGGCGCGGGAATCTACGCCGCCTGGCAGTCCGTCGCCAGCGGGGCCAGCGACATGACGATGCTCGTCGGCGGCGAGAAGATGACCCACAAGACAACCGGCGAGGCGACCGACGTCATCGCGTCGCTGACCCACCCCGCCGAGTACAAACACGGCGTGACGCTGCCCTCGTTCGCGGGCCTGACCGCGCGCCACTACTTGGAGCGGTTCGACGCACCCCGCGAGAGCTTAGCGAAGGTCGCCGTCAAGAACCACAAGAACGGCGTCGACAACCCGAAGGCGCAGTTCCGGAAGGAAGTGGACCTCGAGACGGTCCTCGAGTCGCCGATCGTGGCCGACCCGCTGCGGCTGTACGACTTCTGTCCGATCACGGACGGCTCGGCGGCGCTGATGCTCTGTCCCGAGTCAGTCGCCGAGGAGTACACGGACGAGTACGTCGTCATCTCGGGGATCGACGGCGCGACGGACACGCACGTCGTCCACGAACGCGAGGATCCCACCGTGATGCGCGGCGTCGTCGAGAGCGGGGAGGGCGCCTACGAGATGAGCGGGCGCGACCCCGACGACATCGACGTCGCGGAACTCCACGACATGTTCACCATCCTCGAGTTCCTCCAGATGGAGGGGCTGGGCTTCGCCGAGCAGGGCGAGGCCTGGAAACTCGTCGAGGAGGGATACACCGAGCGCGACACCGGCGAACTGCCGATCAACACCTCCGGCGGGCTCAAATCCAAGGGTCACCCGCTGGGCGCCAGCGGCGTCGCGCAGGCCGTCGAGATCTACGAGCAACTGATGGGCGAAGCCGGTCCGCGACAGGTCGACGCCGACGTCGGCCTGACCTGCAACGTCGGCGGCTTCGGCAACTGCGTCATCACGACCATCATGGAGGCGGCACAATGA
- a CDS encoding ribosome assembly factor SBDS, giving the protein MISLDEAVTARLESHGARFEVLVDPDAALAIKRGEFDGELEDVIAAEDVFEDASRGDRPAESDLEKVFDTTDPLEIIPKVIKEGEIQITADQRREMQEQKRRQLIDTITRNAVNPQMDNAPHPPERIENALEEAGFTVDPMEPVESQVDDALDALRPVIPIRFEEVTVAVQIPAEHAGSAQAKIRQFGELEREEWQSDGSWIGVLTFPAGLQNEFYDVVNEHTSGEAETEIIKDKDDIKTR; this is encoded by the coding sequence ATGATATCACTCGACGAGGCGGTGACGGCGCGACTCGAGTCCCACGGGGCGCGCTTCGAAGTCCTCGTAGATCCGGACGCGGCGCTGGCGATCAAACGCGGCGAGTTCGACGGGGAACTCGAGGACGTCATCGCCGCGGAGGACGTCTTCGAGGACGCCTCGCGGGGCGACCGACCGGCCGAGAGCGACCTCGAGAAGGTCTTCGATACGACCGATCCCCTCGAGATCATCCCCAAGGTGATCAAAGAGGGAGAAATTCAGATCACGGCCGACCAGCGCCGCGAGATGCAGGAGCAAAAGCGCAGGCAACTGATCGACACGATCACGCGCAACGCGGTCAACCCGCAGATGGACAACGCGCCCCATCCGCCCGAACGCATCGAGAACGCGCTCGAGGAGGCCGGCTTTACGGTCGATCCGATGGAGCCGGTCGAGAGCCAGGTTGACGACGCCCTCGATGCGTTGCGGCCGGTCATCCCGATCCGGTTCGAGGAGGTGACGGTGGCCGTACAGATTCCCGCCGAGCACGCAGGTAGCGCGCAAGCCAAGATCCGGCAGTTCGGCGAACTCGAGCGCGAGGAGTGGCAGTCCGACGGCTCGTGGATCGGCGTGCTCACGTTCCCCGCGGGGCTGCAAAACGAGTTCTACGACGTCGTCAACGAACACACCAGCGGCGAAGCGGAGACGGAGATCATCAAGGACAAGGACGACATCAAGACGCGGTAG
- a CDS encoding class I SAM-dependent methyltransferase yields the protein MKKDLEDHAARFDEMAGEYDESKSDEYRACASLVIEHAAPESTDVVLDLGTGTGAIALPLAEDAERVVGRDISEGMMEEAERKADEQGLANLEFDYGTFREPEYDGEVDIVTSNFAMHHLSDDEKREAIAVIADLEPRKFVLGDVMFFGEPDPEEPFYSPEVDDPATVGALADAFTDAGFSLTAVERVHDQVGVLVAERTAAAEAGAAPDERDE from the coding sequence ATGAAGAAGGATCTTGAGGACCACGCCGCCCGGTTCGACGAGATGGCCGGCGAGTACGACGAGTCCAAGTCCGACGAGTACCGCGCCTGCGCGAGCCTCGTGATCGAACACGCCGCCCCCGAGTCGACGGACGTCGTCCTCGACCTCGGCACCGGGACCGGCGCCATCGCGCTCCCGCTGGCCGAGGACGCGGAGCGGGTCGTCGGCCGGGACATCAGCGAGGGGATGATGGAGGAAGCCGAGCGGAAGGCCGACGAGCAAGGTCTTGCGAACCTCGAGTTCGACTACGGCACCTTCCGCGAACCAGAGTACGACGGCGAGGTCGATATCGTCACCTCGAACTTCGCGATGCACCACCTCTCGGACGACGAGAAGCGCGAGGCGATCGCGGTGATCGCCGACCTCGAGCCGCGCAAGTTCGTCCTCGGCGACGTCATGTTCTTCGGCGAGCCCGATCCGGAGGAGCCGTTCTACTCGCCCGAGGTCGACGATCCGGCGACCGTCGGTGCCCTCGCGGACGCCTTTACGGATGCCGGCTTCTCGCTGACGGCCGTCGAGCGCGTCCACGACCAGGTCGGGGTGCTCGTCGCCGAGCGGACGGCGGCGGCCGAGGCGGGCGCTGCGCCCGACGAACGCGACGAATGA
- the tbsP gene encoding transcriptional regulator TbsP, with amino-acid sequence MTSNLLNHQIDDILESILTDASGDIYMVNPSRDAIEEFVGVATGFDGTLPTVHMLADERTLKEVMDDFIVASNAADLISEDALALRTLEEAPENSLVITEDRIVAIVHAGDRVGGLITDDESFVEDTYDTYAERWEAAPTYNLRTPPISDVRETLSEEISPEAEADFTAILNSLETARGDGDGLDEVTISLLVAAKNEALLYDISKWGEDVGIASKATFSRTKTKLEDMGLIDTEKVPIDVGRPRLRLKIGDERLQEADNGQLATVAQSILN; translated from the coding sequence ATGACCTCGAATTTACTCAATCACCAGATTGACGATATCCTCGAGTCCATCCTGACGGACGCGAGTGGGGACATTTACATGGTCAATCCGTCCCGGGATGCGATCGAGGAGTTCGTCGGCGTTGCGACCGGTTTCGACGGCACGCTGCCGACGGTGCACATGCTGGCCGACGAGCGCACGCTGAAGGAAGTCATGGACGACTTCATCGTCGCCTCGAACGCGGCCGACCTCATCAGCGAGGACGCCCTCGCCCTGCGGACGCTCGAGGAGGCGCCCGAAAACTCGCTGGTCATTACCGAGGATCGGATCGTCGCGATCGTCCACGCCGGCGACCGCGTCGGCGGGCTCATCACGGACGACGAGAGCTTCGTCGAGGACACCTACGACACCTACGCCGAGCGCTGGGAAGCGGCCCCGACGTACAACCTCCGGACGCCCCCGATCTCGGACGTCCGTGAGACCCTCTCCGAGGAGATCAGCCCCGAGGCAGAGGCCGACTTCACCGCGATCCTGAACTCGCTCGAGACGGCCCGCGGCGACGGCGACGGTCTCGACGAGGTCACGATCTCGCTGCTGGTCGCCGCAAAGAACGAAGCGCTGCTGTACGACATCAGCAAGTGGGGGGAGGACGTCGGCATCGCCTCGAAGGCGACCTTCAGCCGGACGAAGACCAAACTCGAGGACATGGGCCTGATCGACACCGAGAAAGTCCCGATCGACGTCGGCCGGCCGCGCCTGCGTCTGAAGATCGGCGACGAGCGCCTGCAGGAAGCGGATAACGGGCAGCTCGCGACGGTGGCGCAGTCCATCCTCAACTAG
- a CDS encoding FUN14 domain-containing protein, which yields MIDVDPVTLALEFGGGLAIGALVGFGTKRVAKVLAIVVGIQLMAFRYLESQGIVIVDYERLSAGLVGTGERVDGAATPWLESVLSAVTIGAGFASGFLIGFHRG from the coding sequence ATGATCGACGTCGATCCCGTAACGCTCGCCCTCGAGTTCGGCGGCGGGCTGGCGATCGGTGCGCTGGTCGGGTTCGGGACAAAACGGGTCGCGAAGGTCCTCGCCATCGTGGTCGGGATTCAGTTGATGGCCTTTCGCTACCTCGAGTCCCAGGGGATCGTTATCGTCGACTACGAGCGGCTCTCGGCCGGGCTCGTCGGCACCGGCGAACGGGTCGACGGGGCGGCGACGCCGTGGCTCGAGTCGGTGCTCTCGGCGGTGACGATCGGTGCCGGATTCGCGAGCGGCTTTCTGATCGGATTCCACCGCGGATAA
- the hflX gene encoding GTPase HflX, whose amino-acid sequence MNAIIAKRVDSGTPDTTEIRDLATAAGYTVVGEITQSRKADPALQLGEGKAEELAEVAERTEATTVIFDNRLGPYQTYNLGQLLPEGVEVIDRFTLILEIFGQRAQTRKAQLQVELAELRYELPRAEAKTSLAKRDEHPGFMGLGEYDESREQDIKDQISRIKDELERIEQTEEQRRERRRDSGFDLVALAGYTNAGKSTLLRRLAADLDVDENEGLHRDLDATAESQDKLFTTLGTTTRRADIEPRDVLVTDTVGFISDLPHWLVESFKSTLDWVYRADLVLLVVDVSEDIDEIHEKLVTCHDTLYERNEAPIVTVLNKIDTVDDDELAEKRRALSSLAPNPVTVSAREGTNVEALLDRIDSELPDWEEERLMLPMTDDTMSLVSWIHDNAHVDDVTYGDQDVIVSFEARPAVISQARSRASELRTTAAESA is encoded by the coding sequence ATGAACGCGATCATCGCCAAGCGCGTCGACTCCGGAACGCCAGATACGACCGAGATCCGCGACCTCGCGACGGCGGCCGGCTACACGGTCGTCGGTGAGATCACCCAATCCCGGAAAGCCGATCCGGCCCTCCAGCTCGGCGAGGGGAAGGCCGAGGAACTCGCCGAGGTCGCCGAGCGAACCGAGGCGACGACCGTCATCTTCGACAACCGGCTCGGCCCCTACCAGACCTACAACCTCGGACAACTGCTGCCCGAGGGGGTCGAGGTCATCGATCGATTCACCCTTATCCTCGAGATCTTCGGTCAGCGCGCCCAGACCCGGAAGGCGCAACTCCAGGTCGAACTGGCCGAACTCCGCTACGAACTGCCCCGCGCCGAAGCGAAGACCAGCCTCGCCAAGCGCGACGAGCACCCCGGCTTCATGGGGCTGGGCGAGTACGACGAGAGCCGCGAGCAGGACATCAAGGACCAGATCAGCCGGATCAAGGACGAACTCGAGCGGATCGAGCAGACCGAGGAGCAGCGCCGGGAACGGCGCCGGGATTCGGGCTTCGATCTGGTCGCGCTCGCGGGCTACACGAACGCCGGTAAGTCGACGCTGCTGCGGCGACTCGCGGCCGACCTCGACGTCGACGAGAACGAGGGGCTCCACCGTGATCTCGACGCGACGGCCGAGTCCCAAGACAAGCTGTTCACGACGCTGGGAACGACGACCCGCCGCGCGGACATCGAACCCCGCGACGTGCTCGTGACCGACACGGTCGGGTTCATCAGCGACCTGCCCCACTGGCTCGTCGAGTCGTTCAAGTCGACGCTCGACTGGGTCTACCGCGCGGATCTGGTCTTGCTCGTCGTCGATGTCAGCGAAGATATCGACGAGATCCACGAGAAGCTCGTCACCTGTCACGACACCCTCTACGAGCGCAACGAGGCGCCGATCGTAACGGTACTGAACAAGATCGACACGGTCGACGACGACGAACTCGCCGAGAAGCGGCGGGCGCTCTCCTCGCTCGCGCCGAATCCGGTCACGGTCAGCGCCCGCGAGGGCACGAACGTCGAGGCGCTGCTCGATCGGATCGATTCGGAATTGCCCGACTGGGAGGAAGAACGGCTGATGCTGCCGATGACCGACGATACGATGAGTCTGGTCTCGTGGATCCACGACAACGCGCACGTCGACGACGTCACCTACGGCGATCAGGACGTCATCGTCTCCTTCGAGGCGCGCCCTGCAGTGATCTCGCAGGCGCGCTCGCGCGCGAGCGAGTTGCGGACGACGGCGGCCGAGTCGGCCTAA
- a CDS encoding OB-fold domain-containing protein: MTMEATKYEDGSISYPGHPRGPDGAEPAETIDLSEYTAEVVTWTTSTATPPGVREPNHLAIVEFDVDGESVRAIGQLTTGDVETGDEVRPVHVDELREPGAGIREPESQDWDGYRFEPVE; the protein is encoded by the coding sequence ATGACGATGGAAGCCACCAAGTACGAGGACGGTTCGATCAGCTACCCCGGCCACCCCCGCGGTCCGGACGGCGCGGAGCCGGCGGAAACGATCGACCTCAGCGAGTACACGGCCGAGGTCGTCACCTGGACTACTTCGACGGCCACCCCGCCCGGCGTCCGCGAGCCGAACCACCTCGCGATCGTCGAATTCGATGTCGACGGGGAGTCCGTGCGCGCGATCGGCCAGCTCACGACCGGCGACGTCGAGACCGGCGACGAAGTCCGGCCGGTCCACGTCGACGAACTCCGCGAGCCCGGCGCCGGGATCCGCGAACCCGAGAGCCAGGACTGGGACGGCTACCGGTTCGAGCCCGTCGAATAA